GGCCAATGGTCCAGGCATTGCCAACATACCGCCCATGATGCCCGACAACACTCCGACAGACGCAACTTCGATCCCGGGTTCTCCGAATGTGGAAACTGCTGCGCTTTTCCGACGCATGTCGGAAACAAGCGTCAGTGCGACAAATGCCACCATGGCCGCAGCAACGAGCTTCAAAGCGACAACACTTAGTTCTGCCTGCAGAAACAAGCCGAAGGCAATCCCGGCGATACTGCCGGCCGCCAGAAATCCGAGAATTCTTTTTTCGACACCGCCGCGCAGCATCGGCACGAGTATGATCGCGATCAACAGATTATGCAGCGTACTGATCTGGAGCGCTTCAGTGCCGTTCAATGCGACTAGAAAGATCGGACCGGCAATGACGCCATAGCCGATTCCTGTCGCAGCCTGAAGAATGGAGGCTCCGAAAACCGCAAAGCCAAGAAGTGCAAGATACGCAGGATCCATTCCGTGTGTCCAAGAAAAAGGGCCGGACCACGGGGATGATCCGGCCAGTTGAGGAGGAGAAGACGATCAGTTTATGGAAACGCGGCTTGCATCGATTTCGGCAAGAAAGCTGCTGTCAAAGTAAGCACCGATCGAGTCCCGTGTCGGCACATCGCCTTTGATGGAACCGCGTTGATTGATCCAGACGCCTTCATCGACCATCAGATCGATCAGGGCCTCGTCCAGGCTGACATTGAAGCTGTAGTTGGCGGAGGCTTCGGCCACCTCCTCAGGTTTGAGCGTTCCGCTCAGCACGCGCGACACGGCTTCGTGTGATTCCGTGGGATCGGCTTTCACTACCTCTTCGGCTTCGACCAAAGCCGACAGGACGGCAGTTACCGCGTCGGGATTGTCGTCGATCAACTCTTGGGTGGCCACGAGAATGAAATGGGTCTCGTAGCTGGAAATCGGGATTTCCTGATACTTGTCTCCCAAGATCTCTTTCGCGCCGCCGTAGAAGGACGGGAACATTGCCCCGGCAAAGATATCGCCGCGCGCCAGGGCCGGAACGATGTCCGGGGGGCCGACAGAGACGATTTCGGCCTCGACGCCGGCGTCCCTCAGCTCGTTCTCTAGCCAGAAATGCACATTGGTTCCGGCCGTGACCCCGATCGGCTTGCCCGCCAGGTCGGCCACAGAATCGATTCTGGCATCGCCGG
This sequence is a window from Roseibium salinum. Protein-coding genes within it:
- a CDS encoding sulfite exporter TauE/SafE family protein; this encodes MDPAYLALLGFAVFGASILQAATGIGYGVIAGPIFLVALNGTEALQISTLHNLLIAIILVPMLRGGVEKRILGFLAAGSIAGIAFGLFLQAELSVVALKLVAAAMVAFVALTLVSDMRRKSAAVSTFGEPGIEVASVGVLSGIMGGMLAMPGPLAATWMSIRSYEKASVRSTILAFFVFAYGANVLSYTAVSGFDAQTLKLAVFLTPPLVLGIAAGWVISRLLSEMLFRKILLSVLTATTVMLLSSVV
- a CDS encoding ABC transporter substrate-binding protein, whose product is MYNPLKSTFLAAGLATMATAAMAQDTEITFGGGAYLDIPQLSVAMDHDLFAKHGLDVNVIPFQSGRAAFEALLGGQLDVAVMAEFPAVVGAMRDQEFKVIAGLSRYQATRIIHTGDARIDSVADLAGKPIGVTAGTNVHFWLENELRDAGVEAEIVSVGPPDIVPALARGDIFAGAMFPSFYGGAKEILGDKYQEIPISSYETHFILVATQELIDDNPDAVTAVLSALVEAEEVVKADPTESHEAVSRVLSGTLKPEEVAEASANYSFNVSLDEALIDLMVDEGVWINQRGSIKGDVPTRDSIGAYFDSSFLAEIDASRVSIN